AATCACGTAGCGCATAATTGGCCTCGTCTCTGACCGTCGCGCCACCTCCCTGAATCCTGCCTTACGAAAAGCCGAAGCCAGGCCGTGATAGACAAACGCATCTGCGACCGGTTTCTGCCTGGGATCAACCGGGTAGCCCTCGACGATGTGCGCGCCTTGCTTGCGGGCATACTCAACGGCAGCTCTGAGTAACTCCACTGTCAGACCTTGCCGGCGGAACTTCCTGGCAACG
The nucleotide sequence above comes from Terriglobales bacterium. Encoded proteins:
- a CDS encoding GNAT family N-acetyltransferase, with product VARKFRRQGLTVELLRAAVEYARKQGAHIVEGYPVDPRQKPVADAFVYHGLASAFRKAGFREVARRSETRPIMRYVIGKNQKQ